From one bacterium genomic stretch:
- a CDS encoding NDP-hexose 4-ketoreductase, with the protein MNYNFTDRVRKVLAMAREEAIRLQHDYVGTEHILLGLIREGEGVAAAVLMNLNVDLEQIHERVEESVRKGKATIALGELPYTSRAKKVLEYAMAEARELNHSYVGTEHLLLGLLREEKGIAAQVLNSLGVSLEEARAQTLKLLGSDVTPSQPSGTGGGSGPAPKGEKKSKTPALDHFCRDLTELARLGQLDPTIGREKEIERVMEVLTRRKKNNPVLIGEPGVGKTAIVEGLAQLIAKGEVADSLKDHRVLALDMAAVIAGTKYRGQFEERLKAIMNEIAQNKNIILFIDELHTLVGAGAAEGAIDASNMLKPALARGELQCVGASTLNEYRKYIEKDGALERRFQTVIVEPPTVEETIEILKGLRKHYEEHHKVVIPDESLVAAAKLSERYITDRFLPDKAIDVIDEAGARARLAAQVPPPEVAELKARLEKLAELKDAAIRDQDFERAAELRDQEREIQNEIRRKQEEWEQERRNYRPTITEEDIAFIVSRWTGIPVTRLKESESERLVRMEEELHKRVVGQDEAIKAISRAIRRSRAGLKDPRRPIGSFIFSGPTGVGKTELARALAEFLFADRDALIRVDMSEYMEKFSVSRLIGAPPGYVGYEDSGTLTKAVRRKPYSVVLLDEIEKAHPDVFNILLQVLDEGHLTDNYGRVIDFKNTVIIMTSNLGARDITKGKVLGFHARDERSQYEAMQQKVREEIERAFNPEFLNRVDDIIVFHPLTREQIGQIVHIMLREVHERLAEEDLKLRLTDDAVKFLVDHGYDENFGARPLRRAIQRYLEDPLSEKILLGEVQPGDEIEVDVAPEGEGLEIRVPSSTKT; encoded by the coding sequence ATGAATTACAACTTCACGGACCGGGTTAGGAAGGTCCTGGCGATGGCGCGGGAGGAGGCCATCCGGCTCCAGCACGATTACGTGGGGACGGAGCACATCCTCCTGGGACTGATCCGCGAGGGCGAAGGCGTTGCCGCCGCCGTCCTGATGAACCTCAACGTCGATCTGGAGCAGATCCACGAGCGAGTGGAGGAGTCCGTCCGCAAGGGGAAGGCGACGATCGCGCTGGGCGAGCTGCCGTACACGTCGCGGGCGAAGAAGGTGCTCGAGTACGCGATGGCCGAGGCGCGGGAGCTCAACCACTCGTACGTGGGCACGGAGCACCTCCTGCTCGGCCTGCTGCGGGAGGAGAAGGGCATCGCGGCTCAGGTCCTCAACTCGCTCGGAGTCTCGCTCGAGGAAGCGCGCGCGCAGACGTTGAAGCTGCTGGGCAGCGACGTGACGCCGTCGCAGCCGTCGGGCACGGGCGGCGGCAGCGGCCCTGCGCCGAAGGGGGAGAAGAAGTCGAAGACGCCGGCGCTGGACCACTTCTGCCGCGACTTGACGGAGCTGGCCCGCCTGGGTCAGCTCGACCCGACGATCGGCCGGGAGAAGGAGATCGAGCGGGTCATGGAGGTTCTGACCCGGCGGAAGAAGAACAACCCGGTGCTGATCGGCGAGCCCGGGGTGGGGAAGACCGCGATCGTGGAGGGGCTGGCGCAGCTCATCGCGAAGGGCGAGGTGGCGGACAGCCTGAAGGATCACCGGGTCCTGGCACTCGACATGGCCGCGGTGATCGCTGGGACGAAGTACCGTGGCCAGTTCGAGGAGCGGCTCAAGGCGATCATGAACGAGATCGCCCAGAACAAGAACATCATCTTGTTCATCGATGAGCTGCACACGCTGGTGGGCGCGGGCGCGGCGGAAGGGGCGATCGACGCGTCGAACATGCTGAAGCCGGCGCTGGCGCGGGGCGAGCTGCAGTGCGTGGGCGCCTCGACGCTGAACGAGTATCGGAAGTACATCGAGAAGGATGGCGCTCTGGAGCGGCGCTTCCAGACGGTGATCGTCGAGCCGCCGACGGTGGAGGAGACGATCGAGATCCTCAAGGGGCTGAGGAAGCACTACGAGGAGCACCACAAGGTCGTGATCCCGGACGAGTCGCTGGTGGCGGCGGCGAAGCTGTCGGAGCGCTACATCACGGATCGCTTCTTGCCGGACAAGGCGATCGACGTGATCGACGAGGCGGGCGCCCGTGCGCGCCTTGCCGCGCAGGTGCCGCCGCCCGAGGTCGCGGAGCTGAAGGCCCGGCTGGAGAAGCTGGCCGAGCTGAAGGATGCGGCGATCCGGGACCAGGACTTCGAACGGGCGGCGGAGCTGCGGGACCAGGAGCGCGAGATCCAGAACGAGATCCGGCGCAAGCAGGAGGAGTGGGAGCAGGAGCGTCGGAACTATCGGCCGACGATCACGGAGGAGGACATCGCGTTCATTGTCAGCCGGTGGACGGGCATCCCGGTGACCCGGCTGAAGGAGTCGGAGTCGGAGCGCCTGGTCCGGATGGAAGAGGAGCTGCACAAGCGGGTCGTCGGCCAGGACGAGGCGATCAAGGCGATCAGCCGGGCGATCCGTCGCAGCCGCGCCGGTCTCAAGGATCCGCGGCGGCCGATCGGCAGCTTCATCTTCAGCGGGCCCACGGGCGTGGGGAAGACGGAGCTGGCGCGTGCGCTCGCGGAGTTCCTGTTCGCCGACCGGGACGCGCTGATCCGCGTCGACATGAGCGAGTACATGGAGAAGTTCTCGGTCTCGCGGTTGATCGGCGCGCCTCCGGGCTACGTGGGTTACGAGGACTCGGGCACGCTGACCAAGGCGGTGCGGCGCAAGCCGTACTCGGTGGTGCTGCTGGATGAGATCGAGAAGGCGCATCCGGATGTCTTCAACATCCTGCTGCAGGTGCTCGATGAGGGTCACCTGACGGACAACTACGGCCGGGTGATCGACTTCAAGAACACGGTCATCATCATGACGTCGAACCTCGGGGCCCGCGACATCACGAAGGGGAAGGTCCTCGGCTTCCACGCGCGTGATGAGCGGAGCCAGTACGAGGCCATGCAGCAGAAGGTCAGGGAGGAGATCGAGCGGGCGTTCAACCCCGAGTTCCTGAACCGAGTGGACGACATCATTGTCTTCCATCCGCTGACGCGGGAGCAGATCGGCCAGATCGTCCACATCATGCTGCGCGAGGTGCACGAGCGGTTGGCGGAGGAGGACCTGAAGCTGCGGTTGACGGACGACGCGGTGAAGTTCCTGGTGGATCACGGCTACGACGAGAACTTCGGCGCCCGGCCGCTTCGCCGAGCGATCCAGCGCTACCTGGAGGATCCGCTGTCGGAGAAGATCCTCCTGGGGGAGGTCCAGCCCGGCGACGAGATCGAGGTGGACGTCGCGCCGGAGGGCGAAGGGCTGGAGATCCGGGTGCCGTCGTCGACGAAGACATGA